In one Deltaproteobacteria bacterium genomic region, the following are encoded:
- the glnE gene encoding bifunctional [glutamate--ammonia ligase]-adenylyl-L-tyrosine phosphorylase/[glutamate--ammonia-ligase] adenylyltransferase, which translates to MTPSDKEALLYSIDQKEYISIRRIMNSRGIEVSEEFPEQLIKVADAITAYISPEDFMDALLSAPDEEEAIEFIHSLIKDDRLKTIKNLPCLIQLSGTSHVLSRYLIQNVDASEKPVITEDEYLILLSSIPFDADYPSRIRQFKNKMISVIAMYDLCGFIDFKTTVLAISNLASSILKQTINYFSSKMGIDLSKGFSIIGMGKLGSKELNYSSDIDIIYMVSDDLYERMGSGILTKFAEQLTGLLSEQTEDGILYRVDLGLRPDGKKGTLIQPLSYMVSYYESWGETWERLAMIKASHVAGDQMLTNLFLEDIQHFIFRRNLDFSTIEALKDIKNKIQSFLLRGMEQSWNVKLGSGGIRELEFAVQVIQLIRGGRDAALRVKPLIDAISALLQLDIIQPDVSSKLTNAYILLRTLEHRIQEYQMLQTQSMPEDNKSKRRVLRGILGPGERIASNADRIAEESLQHAKESVCNFFQQLFYEQEKVIEAKRPDEVTRLFIHNVSDAEIKPALLQLGFRDVEKAMEYTKILSAGIPTARYGEKTKRLLNWLAPVFLKETSMTVDPDAALEHLIEFIRRIGARGIFFSLLKENPKTLFTLIQFFSMSDYLSHLLIKYPENLDALVLSRYAITERSYGEMYEELHNLYKQLKSYEDKLNLLRDFKNMEILRIGINDINGNLNIMEVSEQLSSLADVILNMALLAVLEELKPVYGTIPDMETDGMAVIGMGKLGGKELNYNSDLDLVFIYGSDKPTTKQLSAQEYFSKVVQRFITAISLPTQNGYAYNIDTRLRPSGNLGPLVAHIDAFIQYHLESSMTWEKQALLRARGIIGPPVLLNRLFDGVRQAFSSIKRDESLKMDIHDMRMKLEKSVNSNTGYYNFKKGSGGLMDIEFIVQYLELLYGSDSPVIMERNTFLALELLMENGYISKKDMDILKDGYMFLRKLENRMRIDRDFSVESISMNEKDAYPVALRMGFTGQYAGRIFLEMVKEKTQDIRKVYSAYFRNV; encoded by the coding sequence ATGACACCTTCTGATAAAGAAGCATTGCTATATTCGATCGATCAGAAAGAATATATCAGTATAAGACGGATAATGAACTCAAGAGGTATAGAAGTTAGCGAAGAGTTTCCCGAACAGTTGATAAAGGTAGCAGATGCGATTACAGCGTACATCTCACCTGAGGATTTTATGGATGCTCTTCTCTCTGCTCCTGATGAGGAAGAAGCGATTGAATTTATACATTCACTGATCAAAGACGACCGGTTAAAAACAATAAAAAATTTGCCGTGCTTGATTCAGTTATCGGGTACGAGTCATGTTCTTTCAAGATATTTAATTCAAAATGTCGATGCATCAGAAAAACCTGTAATTACGGAAGATGAATACCTCATCTTATTGAGTAGTATCCCTTTTGATGCCGATTATCCGTCAAGAATAAGACAGTTTAAAAACAAGATGATATCCGTAATAGCAATGTATGATCTCTGTGGTTTTATAGATTTTAAAACTACGGTTTTAGCTATTTCCAATCTTGCAAGTTCGATACTTAAACAAACAATAAATTATTTTTCTTCAAAAATGGGAATAGACCTGTCAAAAGGTTTCTCAATAATTGGTATGGGTAAACTTGGCAGCAAAGAGCTGAACTATTCATCGGACATAGATATCATATATATGGTTTCAGATGATCTGTATGAACGTATGGGGTCCGGCATATTGACAAAATTCGCAGAACAGCTTACGGGTTTGTTATCAGAGCAGACAGAGGATGGGATTCTTTACAGAGTAGATCTTGGATTGAGGCCTGACGGTAAAAAGGGCACACTCATACAACCATTATCTTATATGGTTTCATATTATGAATCATGGGGCGAGACATGGGAAAGGCTTGCAATGATTAAGGCATCGCATGTTGCAGGGGATCAAATGCTTACAAACTTATTCCTTGAGGACATACAGCATTTTATTTTTAGACGAAACCTCGACTTTTCTACTATTGAGGCATTAAAGGATATAAAAAATAAGATACAGTCGTTTCTTTTAAGGGGTATGGAACAATCGTGGAATGTAAAACTCGGCAGTGGTGGAATAAGAGAGCTTGAATTTGCGGTCCAGGTTATTCAGCTAATTAGAGGAGGGAGAGATGCAGCTTTGAGGGTTAAACCACTGATCGATGCGATATCTGCATTATTGCAGTTAGATATTATACAACCGGATGTGTCATCTAAACTTACAAATGCATACATATTACTAAGGACACTCGAGCATAGAATACAGGAGTATCAGATGCTCCAAACCCAGAGTATGCCGGAAGACAATAAGAGCAAGAGAAGGGTATTGAGAGGTATACTCGGACCCGGGGAAAGGATTGCATCAAACGCAGACAGAATTGCGGAAGAAAGCCTTCAACATGCTAAAGAATCTGTTTGCAATTTTTTCCAGCAATTATTTTATGAGCAGGAAAAGGTAATAGAGGCAAAAAGGCCTGATGAGGTAACAAGGCTTTTCATTCACAACGTTTCCGACGCAGAAATAAAACCGGCACTTTTACAGCTGGGTTTTAGAGATGTGGAGAAGGCAATGGAGTATACGAAGATATTGAGTGCAGGCATACCAACGGCAAGATACGGCGAAAAGACAAAACGGCTGCTCAATTGGCTCGCGCCCGTTTTTTTGAAAGAGACGTCGATGACTGTTGACCCGGATGCGGCACTTGAGCATCTCATAGAATTCATAAGGAGAATCGGGGCAAGAGGCATCTTCTTTTCTTTATTAAAAGAAAATCCTAAAACACTTTTTACACTTATTCAATTTTTTAGTATGTCTGATTACCTTTCACATCTTTTGATTAAATATCCTGAGAATCTTGATGCACTCGTGCTCTCAAGATATGCGATAACCGAACGCAGCTATGGCGAGATGTATGAAGAGCTGCATAATCTCTATAAACAACTTAAAAGCTATGAAGATAAACTTAATCTGCTAAGGGATTTTAAGAACATGGAGATACTGAGGATCGGTATAAATGATATAAATGGGAATCTTAATATAATGGAGGTTTCGGAACAGTTATCAAGTCTTGCAGATGTGATACTTAATATGGCATTACTTGCCGTTTTGGAAGAACTCAAGCCAGTTTATGGAACCATCCCTGATATGGAAACCGATGGCATGGCAGTGATTGGTATGGGTAAACTTGGAGGTAAAGAGCTTAATTATAATTCCGATCTCGATCTTGTGTTTATATACGGCTCGGATAAGCCAACCACGAAACAACTGTCGGCTCAGGAGTATTTTTCAAAGGTGGTGCAGAGATTTATAACAGCCATAAGTCTGCCGACGCAAAACGGGTATGCTTATAATATCGATACAAGGCTAAGACCGTCAGGCAATCTCGGACCGCTTGTCGCACACATTGATGCCTTCATACAGTATCACCTTGAAAGCTCAATGACATGGGAGAAACAGGCATTGCTAAGGGCCCGGGGCATTATAGGACCTCCCGTGCTTTTGAATAGATTGTTTGATGGAGTCAGGCAGGCATTTAGCTCTATAAAAAGGGATGAAAGTTTAAAAATGGATATACACGATATGCGTATGAAGCTGGAAAAGAGCGTTAATTCCAATACAGGATACTATAATTTCAAAAAGGGTTCGGGCGGATTAATGGATATAGAATTTATAGTGCAATATCTTGAACTATTATACGGCAGTGATTCACCTGTTATTATGGAAAGAAATACTTTTCTTGCACTTGAGCTGTTAATGGAAAATGGCTATATAAGTAAAAAGGATATGGATATATTAAAAGACGGATATATGTTTTTGAGAAAGCTTGAGAATAGAATGCGTATAGATAGAGATTTTTCCGTAGAAAGTATTTCAATGAATGAAAAGGATGCCTATCCTGTAGCTTTAAGAATGGGTTTTACAGGGCAGTATGCGGGAAGGATATTCCTCGAAATGGTTAAAGAAAAAACCCAGGATATAAGAAAAGTGTATAGTGCATATTTTAGAAACGTGTAG
- a CDS encoding MerR family transcriptional regulator has translation MYEHEGVIIPYRTHTGRRFYSHADIVRIKCIRDLIKKIGLNLEGIRRLFSLLPCWEVKGCSRNDRLNCPAYQDSSKPCWMFIKVVCRKVSTECKTCSTYMMSTNCHNRMKLILRGIGYEKA, from the coding sequence ATGTATGAACATGAGGGTGTTATTATACCATACAGAACTCACACAGGCAGAAGATTTTATTCCCATGCAGACATAGTAAGAATAAAATGTATAAGAGATCTTATAAAAAAGATAGGGCTGAATCTTGAAGGGATAAGGAGACTATTTTCACTATTACCTTGCTGGGAGGTAAAGGGTTGTTCAAGAAATGATCGACTTAATTGCCCTGCATATCAGGATAGCAGCAAGCCGTGCTGGATGTTTATAAAGGTTGTATGCAGAAAAGTAAGTACCGAGTGTAAAACGTGCTCAACCTATATGATGTCTACAAACTGTCATAACAGGATGAAGCTGATTCTCCGCGGCATTGGTTACGAGAAAGCATAA
- a CDS encoding NAD(P)H-binding protein: MRVFIAGGTGYIGTHVVKQLINDGYSVRLFLRKGSESNLDKPILENAELMYGDINEQHLPNNALEGCDAVIYLIGILRESTSRDITYELAHVHGVRLIHEQAVSSRVKRWIHISANGVRPDTEKGYIRTKYIAEEFIKAQALDYTIIRPSIVFGDETASTINFTNTVKGIAEMLPFVVPVIGNGRYKFQPVHVDDLSKAISMIITDPTTYHKTYTACGAETITYNQIVDTIIKHFVINKKLKLHIPLTLIKLFAKMFEHLESFPVTSEQVNLLIKGNTCTEYNLIEKIGINQKGFSSYY; this comes from the coding sequence ATGAGAGTATTCATAGCAGGCGGTACGGGTTATATAGGTACACATGTTGTAAAACAACTTATCAATGATGGATATAGTGTAAGATTATTTTTAAGAAAAGGTTCCGAATCAAACCTCGATAAACCCATACTTGAGAATGCAGAGCTTATGTATGGTGACATAAATGAACAGCATTTGCCCAACAATGCCCTTGAAGGATGTGATGCGGTTATCTACTTGATAGGCATTTTGAGAGAATCCACTTCAAGAGATATAACTTATGAGCTTGCACATGTACACGGCGTGAGACTAATACATGAACAAGCAGTGAGTTCAAGGGTTAAAAGGTGGATTCATATCAGTGCTAACGGGGTAAGACCAGATACGGAAAAAGGTTATATAAGAACAAAATATATTGCAGAAGAATTTATTAAGGCGCAGGCTCTGGATTATACAATTATCAGGCCATCGATTGTGTTTGGTGATGAAACAGCCTCTACTATAAACTTTACCAATACCGTAAAAGGTATTGCCGAGATGCTTCCATTTGTCGTACCTGTCATAGGTAACGGGAGGTACAAATTTCAGCCTGTACATGTGGATGATCTTTCAAAGGCTATCTCCATGATCATTACGGACCCAACAACATATCACAAGACTTACACTGCATGCGGAGCCGAAACCATTACCTATAATCAAATCGTGGATACGATTATAAAACATTTTGTTATTAATAAAAAATTGAAGCTTCACATACCTTTAACGCTTATCAAGCTATTTGCAAAAATGTTTGAACATTTAGAATCCTTTCCTGTAACTTCTGAGCAGGTAAACCTGCTTATTAAAGGGAACACATGCACGGAATATAACCTGATTGAAAAGATCGGGATAAACCAAAAAGGCTTTTCTTCTTATTACTAA
- a CDS encoding glycoside hydrolase family 5 protein yields MCKDPSNAADAASCTYQLQQLESAGVVNVRTDFTWSQIEPQQDNFDFSGYDNLVNAVLDNGMQITAILDYGNAWADSEGSNAYPPDDPQTFANFAYQVALHYKGRITRYEIWNEENTGAFGIGFWPPDPNPKAYGLLLEDASKAIKTADPHDLVVFGGVLMKSYGLNLTGDTFINQVLSLYPDLGDYIDAIAFHPYMNYPPSVAPDFSSTTQLSLDQMCDNIKAVLKKHNVSKPLWITEVGWPTYPPVDQSMQSRWLVRTYLEATEQGITGLYWYDFIDGTNCSFPEQECHFGLFNYITSPSYTTPPQPKQAFGSLKTMAAILSGTVYNSDVSSQFKLKGARAMYFTSADNTKKVWVFFAQHGTPSQTISVPMHPLTFYDISGTTFTPLTEENTYSLTVTTFPVYAVQ; encoded by the coding sequence ATGTGCAAAGACCCTTCTAATGCTGCCGATGCGGCTTCATGCACCTATCAACTGCAACAATTAGAATCAGCAGGCGTTGTTAATGTCAGGACAGATTTTACCTGGTCGCAGATAGAGCCTCAGCAGGATAATTTTGATTTTTCAGGATATGATAACCTCGTGAATGCCGTGCTGGACAACGGCATGCAGATTACGGCGATACTCGATTATGGAAATGCCTGGGCAGATTCAGAGGGCTCTAATGCGTATCCACCGGATGACCCTCAAACATTCGCCAATTTTGCCTATCAAGTAGCTTTACATTATAAGGGAAGGATCACAAGGTATGAAATCTGGAACGAGGAGAATACCGGGGCCTTTGGCATCGGTTTCTGGCCGCCGGACCCTAACCCTAAAGCGTACGGTCTCCTGCTCGAGGATGCCTCGAAAGCGATAAAGACGGCAGACCCTCATGACCTGGTAGTATTTGGCGGTGTCCTGATGAAGTCGTACGGGTTGAATTTAACCGGAGATACGTTTATAAACCAGGTACTGAGCTTATATCCTGATCTGGGTGATTACATTGATGCAATTGCCTTTCATCCTTACATGAATTATCCCCCATCAGTCGCACCCGATTTTAGTTCTACAACACAGCTCTCTCTTGATCAAATGTGCGATAACATTAAAGCCGTCTTAAAGAAACATAACGTATCAAAACCTCTATGGATCACGGAGGTCGGCTGGCCCACATATCCGCCGGTTGATCAATCCATGCAGTCAAGGTGGCTCGTTCGTACATACCTTGAAGCAACAGAACAGGGAATAACCGGTTTGTACTGGTATGATTTTATTGACGGAACAAATTGTTCCTTTCCCGAGCAGGAGTGTCATTTCGGACTTTTTAATTACATTACGTCGCCTTCATACACAACACCTCCGCAGCCAAAGCAGGCCTTTGGTTCGCTTAAGACAATGGCCGCCATACTCTCGGGTACGGTTTATAATAGTGACGTTTCATCACAATTTAAGCTTAAAGGTGCAAGGGCCATGTATTTTACATCGGCGGATAATACAAAAAAGGTGTGGGTGTTCTTTGCACAACACGGTACACCGTCTCAAACCATATCCGTTCCAATGCATCCGCTAACGTTCTATGACATATCCGGTACAACTTTTACACCTTTGACCGAGGAGAATACCTATTCATTAACCGTAACAACCTTCCCTGTTTATGCAGTTCAATAA
- a CDS encoding sigma-54 dependent transcriptional regulator codes for MNRKPCIMIVDDEESVRDSLSIWLEEDGYEVLAVESGKRALEEITKKGWSLLLVDLKMPEMDGLQFLAEVKKILPEIPIIIMTAYATVETAVKAIKDGAYDYLMKPFEPEEISMTIKKIMKQQELEQENIYLKKELAKQFQFQELISKNKRMHDIFELVKTVAKTNITVLIHGESGTGKELIARAIHAESLRKDGPFITVSCASLTETLLENELFGHERGAFTGATSTVKGRFELSDGGTLFLDEIGDISLKLQMDLLRVIETKEFTRLGGTIPVKTDVRIISATNKDLIKAIEENKFREDLYYRLNVITIELPPLKERPEDIPLLVQHMIEKFNIETNKRVERVDEEAMAILMQYHWPGNIRELKNVIERSVVLARDNIITKKEIGNCIRLEPDKLEKSQDMSLTNVEKKHIYKVLMDNGWNISKSADILGIDRTTLYKKIKEYELQKS; via the coding sequence ATGAATCGTAAACCGTGTATAATGATAGTGGATGACGAAGAAAGCGTAAGAGATTCTCTTTCTATATGGCTGGAAGAGGATGGATATGAGGTACTTGCTGTTGAAAGCGGTAAACGGGCTCTTGAAGAAATAACCAAAAAGGGGTGGAGTCTTTTACTCGTAGATTTAAAAATGCCGGAGATGGACGGTTTACAATTCTTGGCGGAGGTAAAAAAAATCCTGCCCGAGATACCTATAATAATAATGACGGCTTACGCAACTGTTGAAACAGCGGTAAAAGCCATAAAAGACGGGGCTTATGATTACCTGATGAAGCCCTTCGAGCCCGAAGAGATTTCCATGACTATCAAGAAGATCATGAAACAGCAGGAGCTTGAACAGGAAAACATATATCTCAAAAAAGAGCTTGCAAAACAATTCCAGTTTCAGGAACTCATAAGTAAAAATAAACGGATGCATGATATATTTGAGCTTGTAAAAACCGTTGCAAAAACGAATATTACCGTACTGATTCACGGTGAAAGCGGGACAGGCAAAGAACTTATTGCAAGGGCAATTCATGCAGAAAGCCTGAGGAAAGACGGACCATTCATAACTGTATCGTGTGCGTCACTTACCGAGACGCTATTAGAGAATGAATTGTTCGGACATGAAAGAGGCGCCTTCACAGGGGCTACAAGTACCGTAAAAGGCAGGTTTGAACTCTCTGACGGAGGGACTTTGTTTCTCGATGAAATAGGGGACATAAGTTTAAAGCTTCAAATGGATTTATTAAGGGTTATTGAAACAAAAGAATTCACACGGCTTGGTGGAACCATACCTGTAAAAACCGATGTAAGGATTATCAGTGCAACAAACAAAGATTTGATAAAGGCAATAGAAGAAAACAAATTCAGAGAGGATCTTTACTACAGGCTGAACGTCATAACAATTGAATTGCCGCCTCTTAAAGAAAGACCCGAAGATATACCTTTACTTGTTCAACACATGATAGAGAAATTCAATATAGAAACAAACAAAAGAGTAGAACGGGTAGATGAAGAGGCCATGGCAATACTTATGCAGTATCACTGGCCCGGCAATATAAGGGAATTAAAAAACGTTATAGAAAGGTCTGTTGTGCTTGCCAGGGACAACATCATCACGAAAAAAGAGATTGGGAATTGCATAAGGCTTGAACCCGATAAGTTGGAAAAATCTCAGGACATGTCTCTTACGAATGTCGAAAAAAAGCATATCTACAAGGTTTTAATGGATAATGGCTGGAACATAAGTAAATCGGCAGATATCCTCGGAATAGATAGGACAACGCTCTATAAGAAAATTAAGGAATATGAACTGCAAAAGAGTTAG
- a CDS encoding archaemetzincin family Zn-dependent metalloprotease, with protein sequence MGYIYVQPIGDLDKSIVEVTAEMVEKILNIRLKILPHIEGPTYAFDPMRMQYHSTKILKYIVTNHNSSAFRTVGITDVDLFIPILTYVFGEAQLDGRAAIVSTARLRQEFYGLKYDRNLLIERLTKETLHELGHTFGFTHCELEHCVMHLSNKVADVDQKTDKFCANHQFQLNKKLSELEMQNES encoded by the coding sequence ATGGGTTACATTTATGTCCAGCCAATAGGAGATCTTGATAAAAGTATAGTAGAGGTAACAGCAGAGATGGTGGAAAAAATATTAAACATACGGTTAAAGATCCTTCCACATATAGAAGGACCAACCTATGCATTTGATCCTATGAGAATGCAGTATCATTCTACAAAGATATTAAAGTATATCGTCACAAATCACAATTCATCGGCATTCAGAACCGTAGGTATTACAGATGTTGATCTGTTTATACCAATCCTTACCTATGTTTTTGGCGAAGCTCAGTTAGATGGTAGAGCCGCAATAGTTTCAACAGCAAGACTAAGACAGGAATTTTACGGCTTAAAATATGATAGGAACCTGTTAATTGAAAGACTGACAAAAGAAACACTTCATGAATTGGGGCATACCTTTGGATTCACACATTGCGAACTTGAGCACTGCGTTATGCACCTGTCAAACAAGGTAGCAGACGTTGATCAAAAAACGGATAAATTCTGTGCCAACCATCAGTTTCAACTGAATAAAAAATTATCGGAATTGGAGATGCAGAATGAATCGTAA
- a CDS encoding ATP-binding protein — MKYRNIGFKLILYISLIVIAVFSTVVYLNIRDQKKQLLDEVIRGATQFSNTVVKSTKYDMLQNQRQNVYRIIEDIGMQKGIERVRFFNKEGRIMYSTDKRETGVMVNKSAEACYACHAIGKPLEKLNTPKRTRVFSLDGHKVLGMITPIYNEPECSSASCHAHPAHKKVLGVFDITMSLSSIEQEIHDMEIRIIISGVLSVFIISIIISLFIEKFIDTPVKNLVEGTKRITEGDLTHPIIIQSYDELGTLANAFNDMMLKLKEAKEETINLVQTLEIKVNERTNELKKAQEQIVRAEKLASLGKLAATVAHEINNPLTGVLTYIKVLLKKFKQGNLSPEDFEKSINYLSVMEKETQRTSSIVKNLLDFSRQREPHYRLVDVNLLLDETIALINNMITIQAITINKSFSAMPLTMADPDQLKQAFMNVLINGCEAMKDNKKELYIETDNNDKNIFITIKDSGIGISEENLKKIFEPFFSTKEKGTGLGLAVVYGIISKHEGNVDIESKIGEGTTVKITLPIKKAI, encoded by the coding sequence GTGAAATACAGGAATATAGGGTTCAAATTGATATTATACATAAGCCTTATCGTTATAGCGGTTTTCAGTACAGTAGTATATCTAAATATTAGAGATCAAAAAAAACAATTATTAGATGAAGTGATCAGAGGTGCCACCCAGTTCAGCAATACAGTAGTAAAAAGCACTAAGTATGACATGCTGCAGAACCAGAGACAGAATGTTTACAGAATTATTGAAGACATTGGTATGCAAAAAGGTATAGAAAGAGTAAGGTTTTTCAACAAAGAAGGCAGAATCATGTATTCCACTGATAAAAGGGAAACCGGAGTCATGGTCAATAAGAGTGCAGAAGCCTGCTACGCATGCCATGCTATTGGAAAACCGCTTGAGAAACTTAATACACCTAAGAGAACGCGCGTTTTTAGTCTTGATGGTCATAAGGTACTCGGCATGATAACACCTATATACAATGAACCCGAATGTTCTTCTGCCTCATGCCACGCTCATCCTGCACACAAAAAGGTACTCGGTGTTTTTGATATTACCATGTCACTTTCATCTATTGAACAGGAAATCCATGATATGGAGATAAGAATAATTATTTCAGGGGTTTTATCGGTATTCATTATATCAATCATTATATCACTTTTCATAGAAAAATTTATAGATACGCCTGTAAAAAATCTTGTAGAAGGCACAAAAAGAATAACAGAAGGTGATCTTACCCATCCCATTATCATCCAATCATACGATGAACTTGGCACGCTTGCCAACGCATTTAATGACATGATGTTAAAATTAAAAGAGGCAAAAGAAGAAACAATTAATCTTGTTCAAACGCTTGAGATTAAGGTAAACGAAAGAACTAATGAATTAAAAAAGGCTCAGGAGCAGATTGTAAGGGCCGAAAAGCTTGCCTCGCTTGGAAAGCTCGCTGCAACAGTGGCACATGAGATAAATAACCCGTTAACAGGTGTTCTTACCTATATTAAGGTTCTGCTTAAAAAGTTTAAACAGGGGAATTTATCTCCGGAAGATTTTGAAAAATCCATAAACTATCTCTCTGTTATGGAAAAAGAAACGCAGAGAACATCAAGTATTGTAAAAAACCTGCTTGATTTCTCAAGGCAGAGGGAGCCGCATTACAGGCTTGTTGATGTTAATTTATTACTTGATGAAACGATCGCGCTTATCAATAATATGATTACCATTCAGGCTATAACTATAAATAAATCTTTTTCAGCGATGCCTCTAACAATGGCTGATCCAGATCAACTCAAGCAGGCATTTATGAATGTATTGATCAACGGCTGCGAAGCAATGAAAGACAACAAAAAAGAGTTATATATTGAAACGGATAATAACGATAAAAACATCTTTATAACTATTAAGGATAGCGGCATAGGGATTTCGGAAGAAAACCTAAAAAAGATATTTGAACCATTCTTCTCGACAAAAGAAAAAGGTACCGGTCTGGGATTGGCAGTTGTTTATGGAATCATTTCAAAACACGAAGGTAATGTAGATATAGAGAGTAAAATCGGAGAAGGAACAACGGTAAAGATCACCCTACCCATTAAAAAGGCTATATGA
- a CDS encoding cytochrome c family protein, with product MKTVSLFIVMMICIGLNGTAFAENSTMSIKKHTYVGVDSCAGCHEKQYKIWKKTAHAAAYDALNAKQKDNPDCIRCHTTDDRKSLPGVQCEACHGPGSDYSDMDTMKNFNEVWNAGLNRNAADTCVNCHNKKSPTFNGFDFKTFWMQIMH from the coding sequence ATGAAAACTGTATCGTTATTTATAGTAATGATGATTTGTATTGGCTTAAATGGCACGGCATTTGCCGAAAACAGCACCATGTCAATCAAAAAACACACCTACGTTGGCGTTGACTCGTGTGCCGGTTGTCATGAAAAACAATACAAAATATGGAAAAAAACTGCTCACGCAGCGGCTTATGATGCACTGAATGCAAAACAAAAAGATAACCCTGATTGTATTAGGTGTCATACAACAGATGATAGAAAGTCCTTACCCGGCGTGCAATGCGAAGCATGCCACGGACCCGGCAGCGATTATTCGGATATGGATACAATGAAGAACTTTAATGAAGTATGGAATGCCGGCTTAAACCGTAATGCTGCTGACACGTGTGTAAACTGTCATAATAAAAAGAGCCCCACTTTTAATGGTTTTGATTTTAAGACATTCTGGATGCAGATAATGCATTAA
- the hybB gene encoding Ni/Fe-hydrogenase cytochrome b subunit: MKLPKITFWRIVIAVILLLGVYYTIIRFTKGLGAVTNLSDNSPWGLWVGFDVVTGVGLAAGGFLIALTVYIFRIDNYKPILMPAILTGFLGYSLVAVGLIYDLGKWFDIWHPLVFWNHHSVMFEVAWCVMLYLSVLTLEFSTVVFEGLGFHRLEKLIHSFIIPIAILGVILSTLHQSSLGSLFLIVPEKLYKLWYSPLLPVFFFISAVSVGLAMITFEAFLSRRFLGKGLELDLLNGLARVNVLIMVFYLLLKILDLVNRGAISAVLSTNFKSIMFDLETMIQIIVPVILLLIPAVRTNTKGLFIASLLVIVGFVMNRLDVAITGIENPALGTYFPAFGEIVISVFLVTIGFLAFAFTAKHFPVFVDEKHTEEAEEEEIVRG, translated from the coding sequence ATGAAATTGCCAAAGATAACATTTTGGAGAATTGTGATAGCAGTAATATTGTTACTCGGAGTATACTACACCATTATCAGATTTACAAAGGGACTTGGAGCAGTAACAAACCTCAGCGATAACTCCCCATGGGGTTTGTGGGTTGGATTTGATGTCGTTACAGGTGTTGGTCTGGCTGCCGGCGGTTTTTTAATAGCCCTTACAGTTTATATATTCAGAATTGATAATTATAAACCCATACTGATGCCGGCAATACTCACAGGCTTTCTTGGCTATTCATTGGTAGCCGTAGGGTTGATTTATGATCTGGGAAAATGGTTTGATATATGGCATCCGCTTGTATTCTGGAACCACCACTCTGTGATGTTTGAAGTTGCATGGTGCGTCATGCTTTATCTCAGCGTGCTTACTCTTGAGTTCAGTACGGTTGTATTTGAGGGATTGGGTTTTCATCGTCTGGAAAAACTTATACATTCATTTATAATACCAATAGCCATACTTGGCGTGATACTGTCAACACTGCATCAATCTTCACTTGGTTCACTATTTTTGATTGTGCCTGAAAAATTATACAAACTATGGTACTCGCCATTACTGCCTGTATTCTTTTTTATATCTGCTGTATCTGTCGGGCTTGCCATGATTACTTTTGAAGCCTTTTTAAGCAGGCGGTTTCTTGGAAAGGGTCTTGAGCTTGATCTTTTAAACGGACTTGCAAGAGTGAATGTGCTTATAATGGTTTTTTACCTTCTCCTGAAAATATTGGATCTCGTTAATCGCGGGGCGATATCCGCCGTTTTATCCACAAATTTCAAGAGTATAATGTTTGATTTAGAAACCATGATTCAGATCATCGTCCCAGTGATCCTGTTACTGATACCTGCAGTTAGAACAAATACAAAGGGATTATTCATCGCATCGCTGCTTGTTATCGTGGGCTTTGTAATGAACAGGCTCGATGTTGCAATAACAGGGATAGAAAATCCTGCACTCGGTACTTATTTCCCCGCATTTGGTGAAATTGTGATCTCGGTTTTCCTTGTCACAATAGGATTCCTTGCATTCGCATTTACGGCAAAACACTTCCCGGTATTTGTTGATGAAAAACACACCGAAGAAGCGGAAGAAGAGGAGATCGTCAGAGGCTGA